One Chanodichthys erythropterus isolate Z2021 chromosome 10, ASM2448905v1, whole genome shotgun sequence DNA segment encodes these proteins:
- the LOC137027568 gene encoding PWWP domain-containing DNA repair factor 3A-like, whose product MYVCMQISKSPQHVAERNRKLSNRALVDFIVARGTDDHIQFSLHSPSSMDKKNHRLDTFSKCSIKKVPVPLFIEDREQIDIIYTHLTSILNSTPTHTHSDQIRFIMDVLFPESIICALAVVEHVSILEAEEKFLRGPVIDASEREHFDSRIKKNN is encoded by the exons atgtatgtatgcatgcaaATCTCTAAGTCTCCACAACATGTTGCCGAGAGGAACCGAAAGTTATCCAACCGGGCTCTGGTGGACTTCATTGTGGCAAGAGGAACTGATGACCACATTCAG TTTTCTCTGCACAGTCCATCAtcaatggacaaaaaaaatcacaggcttgacactttttccaagtGTTCCATAAAGAAAGTGCCTGTGCCATTGTTCATTGAAGATCGGGAACAAATTGATATTATCTACACTCACCTGACTTCAATTCTGAACAGTACACCCACACACACCCACAGTGACCAGATCAGATTTATTATGGATGTCCTTTTTCCAGAG TCCATCATCTGTGCTCTTGCTGTTGTGGAACATGTGTCCATCTTGGAGGCTGAGGAGAAATTCCTGCGAGGACCTGTCATTGACGCAAG tgagcgggagcactttgacagcaggataaaaaaaaacaattaa